The Tenebrio molitor chromosome 2, icTenMoli1.1, whole genome shotgun sequence DNA segment TTCTAACATAAAATACAGAGTGCCTAAATTACTCCACGAAACGGCACTGTTGTTGTCGGCGATCACAGCTTTGATAAATGAATGCTGCGCTAATCTATAATTTGGCGGCTCTAACAGTAAACAGTCAACGTTAAATCTGtcgaataatttttattttaactaaaTTACCCAAATTCATGGCAATGTTTCCTAGTAAATTCCAGTGTTGCCAATAAGTCGAATTCTTTGAAGTACAGTACTGAGCAATGGCTAAAGCTTTATTGATCAACTGTTGAAACAGTTCTTGAGTATCCGAGCTGATGGCGTGATTTAAGTAGCACACAGCCAAATCGTGCCATATAAGGAAATTGTCTTCTATAAAACTAAGACTTTTACAGTAACACCTCGACGCCAGCGTGTATAACTCgttcttttctaaaattttatttcccgAAACATCTTTACCTTCGACGAATGAAGACAGTAACAACAGGCAACAATATTTTTCCGGTAAATTAGTAACAAAAAGACAACTGTCTCCCAATAATTTCCAGAGGCAAGCCAAATCACTACGTTGCTCAATTGCGCTATAAAATTGCAAATAGTACTGTATCACAAATGAGAATTATAACATTACATAATTAAGTTGTCGGCTGCAATTTGAGCGTAATCTCTTGAAGTACCCAACCGCTGATCTCGAAAACAGTCTTTAGCCTGAAGCAAACAGGTTTCGGCCATTCCTTTTAATGCAGGTACGTAAAATTTATTCGATTTTAGGATTTCCTCAAAATCTAATCTAGCTTCTGTAAACTCTCCAAGTATCTAAatgtttcacttttaaaaatgaGAAATTCAACGATTAGTGGCAATTAACCTGCTTGATGTGCGCCATTTGTAACAGTGGATAAAGCGCTTCTTGTGACAGGCTTGATGTTTTTTCATAGCATTTTAAAGCTGAAGTATACGCACCTTTCGCTAAATAAGCATCAGCCAGAGATTCCCAGCAGTGCCTAAAAAATATCGAAAGGtgaagaaaaacaaatcgacTAAAACTTCGACTTTGGTAGTTGTCGTGTGACAGGATAATCTTATCAATACATTGAggcataaaaaatattgcgaaaagtttaaattttgattcacgtaaatttttatgactgataatacagggtattttcgaagttgaggcgttccttttaacatgtgatagtatgccttgttctaaagagttttagccaaaattaccttagtaaaatgtgtacggcaatgaagataaaataagttaattttttttttaatttttgaaaccggacCTGCTCACattttgcgctgatttgttagaaattagaattgacaaaaaaaaatcaaatgagcatggacgataatcaaaaatactgttagagttgtcatctaattagtcggaatggctttattattaggaaaataatgagctcacagatatgttgctaatgtatgggcaatgttgtcagaatgcagctgcggcgtccagagagtacgcagagcaaTTTCCGGAAAGataccatcctgggccacgtcagttattaatctagtacagcgcaGAAATAGACaagaccggactcaaaattttagaaaactaaaaatatacaatcaattatctccgttaatataaacattttacaaagaacatttaggctaaaattcttaagaataatgtatagtacctcgtgttacaaggaacgcctcaacttcgaaaacaccctgtatctaACTATAAAAACTAGGCGGATAACATTGGTAAATTCATATaaacaaaatgacaatcacgactttattatttatatttacataTCAACAAAACGGAAAAaactgatttttaaaaattccccATACCGCCTCTCCACTGTTTGTATTTTgcatacagtgtggaaactttaactgatAATTTAGACATaggcgatttttgtaaaaaattgtgaaataggtcgatttttgtttttccatgcCCACATCTTGGCgtatatggtttttgcatataTCCTCCCGAAAGAGCGCAATCaccccaaacttttttttcaaatgtaaggGTATGtcaagtgacacctcgtttgacACCCCACTTTGCAAGGAATATAatgcactatttgtttcctgaatattttcaaagcctgtgttaaaaaataaaaaacaattttataagttgaattctatttaatgcaacaagtgttcaaaatgGGCACTGGttctttcttggcaaattgGCAAATCGTCAGTAACATGCATCCcttacgttttgtaacatttccagtgtgatttgcctaatttcATGCCTAATACGTTGCTTAAGCCCCCCATACACTCTCCGGAAATCCTCAGAGGAAAACCTGCGCAGTCCAGGCCTTCCGTATTTCCGGAGCGTGTGTGGTAGAAAACTGCGCGACTTGGCGGACTGTTCAGGCGGCCAgagatgaatgaaaaaacgaGTCTGAATAACTGTGCAGTCGCAAACGTCACGCCGACCGGAGTGTGTGTGGCGTTGTCAGTTCAGTTTAGTTGAGGCCGCCTTTTAGACAACATGAGTCAAGTATTTCTTGAATAGTTTATCAAGGTTTACAAGTCGGAACCATACCGTTGGCAGGTTAAAAGTATCATGCTAGAGTGAAAAAGGAACATATCTTTACGCAAGCGTTTTTTGTGGTAAAGGCGATAAAACTATAAATACCTGTTGAGTGTTTCTCGGttgacattttaattatttcttggTACTGTAatggtccgaataggttcgctAAATTAAGAATTAGGAGTAtagttttaaatatgtaattgcaaCAAAACGTTCAACAATCATTCATTGGgcccgaaattttatttttaaatatttcagttgcgtaattttatttttaaatatttaagttgctgacaattaaaaactatatctatttaattgttgttaacATTTATGTTAAATGGATATGGCAACAATGGACGGTCGCTACcaaacaataataacaattgCTGAAAACGTtaaatcgtaaaaaaattgtttcgaaGAAAtggtttgaaaaaataaacaatttcggCATAAtcgaaaatttgcaaaacataAGTAAATCGAACCATGGAAGAATATATTTTAACATCTTTCAAAGTTACGTTGCCAAACTTCCAAGTTGTCAACAGCTGATTAATTTAGAATATGGCTGCCACCAATTTTGTCgactaaaataattttgaattggTCTTCGTGCCAAAGTAAACAGTAACTAACATTATAGTTTGTTACTTCTTacgtaatttacaaaattcaatacaattttaattttttgaaatgtttatgaTGAGTTTATTGTGgccaaattttgtaaaaatatgaaGTTTCAGTGGCTCTCAGTGACTTGAATCTATTGCAAATTTCACACAACAACTAccttaatataaataattacgTGTTACTCTCGTCAACTCGTATCACAAATCTCAAATTTGCAATGGCTTTGTCATACTCCTGTTGTTCCAGATAATGCAAACCTAATTGCATCCAGGCCCAgcaatttcttttattaataattccaCTCGTGAGAGCTTGTAACAGAGTCAAATTGGCGTCCTAAAACATTCCAAGTGAACATTTCGATTGACAAACACTTCAAAAATCTacccaattttttaatttcctgtAAATTTTGCTCAATTCGATTCCGGCTTCTGAACACCTggtattaattttgaatgctttTTCGTAGCACCGTCTAGCTTTATCGAAATcattatttcttttataataGTGGCCCAGGAGTAGAAAACATTTGTAGTTGCTGGAATCTAGTTTGGTAGCCTGGAAAATTAACGATCAACAATAATTCCAACAAAAATCAATTGAAACCTTTAAAAACGGCATTAAACTTTTTCCGTACTGTCCGGCATCCCAGTACAACGTCCCCATCTCAATCCACCATTCAGACAACAACGAATCTTCAACTTGCAGCAACTCTAATGCTTCTACATATTTTTCTTGCTTATGAAGCAACTGAGCAGTCAATAAATGGCACATTGCTTGATTTTCAGTACTCTTCTCTAAGTCTCctaacaataattttgctttCCAGTAGTTTTTAAGATTAATATTCGTACGAATTATATGATAAATACAAatctttttcatttcagaATCCAACTAAAATAGACGTAGAGTCgagtaaacaaaaaaataataaaaaaattggtcgCAAACCGATTCATATAATTCTGTGACTCGTTTCAGGTCATCCTCTTCACCGGACCTGGACAAAACTTCAATCGTAAAAATATCTACTTTCTTTTTTAACTTCTTTTTGGAGTCGCTACTTGATTGCAACAATTTGTCGATTTTGTTGGCCACTTGTAGAGCTTCAGAAAAGAAAAGTAGCTTGATGCAAGACTTTAGTAGTAACACCCAGGCGTGCACTAAGCCGGGTAACAGACAAACAACTCGATCTAAGATTTCTTTAGCTTCAATTAATTGTCCTCTCTCCACTAACAAGATGCTTTTCGTGAAAAGAGCAGTTGCTGAttgattttctaattttaataaGGCCTCGCAGTACGTTGCAATATCTTCTTTTTCAATCGTAACGTCCGACTCAATATAACACTcgttgaaaattttacaaatccaCCTCAGCGACACCGAGTCCGTTTCGAACAAAGTATGCATTTTCTTTGCGTGTTCTACAACCTCTTCAAATTTTTCTAATCTATACAGCAAATTTAAATAGTCAGCGTAATATTTTGTACAAATGGTTTTTTGGCTattcaaaagaatttttaaggCCTCCTCGTACTGaaaatcacaatttttgtttacattttttagttGTGAAACTACTCACAATGGGCAGTAGCTCTGACGATACATTCTTCACCTTCGACAAAATATTCACCAAACATATGGCTACTTCGACCACTTCTGAACACTTTCCACTCTTGACCAGTGAATAGATGGCCAAAGTGATTTCCGATGTATCTCCGTATTCACATAAATTGCATATTTTTTGAGCgtattctattaattttttttcacctcTACAATTCATTCCATTAAAAATCTCTTCGCATTTATTTAACGTAACAACAAACTTACACTTCAATATTCAACAATGACATGTAAGCATTAATTAATTCTCTTTTTGTCTCTTTGGTGTCAACTTTCtcgtaataatttattaaaccgTTCCACGCTAAACAGTTTGAAGGATTTGCCTGAATCGCATCTTGAAAGGCACTCAAAGCTTTTGGAAGTTGTCCTGTTTCTTGCAAGGAAACTCCCAAGAAAACTAGTGCCATGTAATTATTCTTTTCTTCGTTCAGTATTTGCTGAAGatataaaatatatatgtCAAAAAGTATTGTACTGTTTATCGAAAACTTGTCAACAATCGTTCAACTGtaagtatatattttttttatgacaaaGTACTTTTTACTAACAGAAAATATTAACCAATGCTTTAACAGAATTTTCTTCCTATGTCTCAAAGTGTAGGTAAGTGtcaccaatcaaaattaaatatttcaaataagaaATAATTGCACAAAAACGGTAAATCCTCGAAAAACTAAAGCAACTGAAAATATACAGGTGGTGATAAAATAACATATGAAATTCAAAATGGCTGGCGGGTACTCATGATAATACgaaaaaacgctgaaacagcctcaggacgttctcctacatcgtttcccacccgtcaaaccttgtgcaaatgaaaattttccttaccctttagcaGTGACGGCTCGTGTTTCGCGAATATGGGTCGGCCGAACATGGGTAGATCGGTAAAGCTCTAATTAGTCAATTTAACTTTTTGATAGGCATCCGCGTGACAAATGTAggttcataattaaaaaaatgttacatagTAAAACTAACAAGTGCAAGTGCACTTGGCTGCCCGTTAACGATATATTTTTCTGGTACAGAGTTTTAGAAAACGCGCGATTATGACCACTTTTCGATTGTATTAAATCAACCATTGAGGGTTGTGGAACTGGCAATTTcttcacaaatattttgtcatcatAAGACAAtgtatgaaatttatttaccaATAAATAGTTAATCAAATCGGCATTGGTACTCACTACATCTTTTACATTTGCCATTGTCGGTGTGTTTACCTACTTACCACTTACACtcacaatttaaataatactataataattaataacagattaaacacacaaaacagaaacaaaagacGATACGTTAAACGGTTAGGAGCAGAggtgaatttgaaattaaggAATTAAACTACGCAAACGCAAACTCTAAGGTTCTCGATGATAAATAAGGTAGCGGCAACTCATTGTTttacgggatgtttgtatcgtgtcacgggatgtttgtatcgtgtcgaTTAACTTGCatagactccaaattaagtgagatggaaatattggcgcaaccgttgtcgttACCTTAGCAAACTCAGTTTAGCAGCGCCACAGCGCTGCAACAGCTGTCGGCCAAATTAACTTTTGCCGGGGTTGTGTGAAACGAGCTAAGCTATCCGTTACAAGTTACAGCAACATAACTTAAGATTGGTGAGACGAGACAGCTGGACGTACTTCTGAATGTATTCATCGTTTCAAAATCGCAGTGCAAAGATTAGTCTGTGTGCACTCGGCAAATACGTCACTGGCCGACCCTTCCCCTTCCTTGGCCGAATGTATTTATTAcctatttaataaacacttgcCGCAGGAGCCTAGGAACGGCTTTGTCAATTATTGTCgtagttttgtaaatattcgtatgcatttaatttttgtaatggtgaaaaaataactttaactTCAATATCTAATTTAAATTGGTCTTTACtgaggcaattaaaaaaaaacgatgaaGGCGAACAGACatcataatttatgtttagtagaattttgcgtttattaagtggatttttatttacacacacattttttttcaaaactatcctGGATGCGTTTAGGTATTTATACTACATAATATGTGTATTTACAGCACATACGGTACACAGTACAATGTAATTAGGTACGAGACAgaaatgtaaattgtaatttaagttgttatttgtgtttgaaaaaaaataacgtaaacatttttttctcagaaagtatgaaaataaaattcgtaattttGTGTGGTACGGCCCGGCCGACTCTGCCGCCCCTAACGAGCCGTCACtgccctttagttatactaagattTGGCGCGAccttcaaaaatcaaatttttttttggcggctgtagaaaaaatagtgtgtatttgtggaaaaattcgtgttttgttggcgcacttaatacaaaaaaaaaaaaattgcacatgATTGTGTCCTTTACTATGACGCCACTTTGGTGTTACATAtcaccaccctgtataataataaacgGGTGTCCTTCACCTTTGACCTTGGACATGTATAaaatatgttattatttttcactgcaACTACTTAAATACTTACAACCTCAATCCGTCAGAAATAAGAAGATGCGTAAGTCGTGTATTTTGTCTCTCATATTCATaatactttttcaaaaaatttcaacacaaTGTTATCCTGACGAAGCGAACAGTCAACttctttgtaaaaatgtgCATTTAGCAAACGTGAATAGTGTGatgaaaaaggtaaaaatcaaaaactgatAAATCGTCGTTCTTAATGTCGGTACCTAATTATTTTAGGCTGATATAAAAACCGTCGTAATTTATGAACTTAACGAGACTAAACTACGAGAAGAAGCGTTTCAGTTTCCCAATTTAGAAACATTGAAGGTTTCTGGAATCTTAGAAATACTTATATCAAACTGTGTGAGCAACTTGGTTCAACTCAAGAAACTGGATTTTTCCTACAACAAAATTTCCCATATTCCAAACGATTTATTCAGTGATCTATCCCAACTGAAAGAATTTAATATTTCGCATGACGTACTATCAAATTTGACTTTGGATACATTTTATAAACTGACAAACGTAGAAATACTAGATCTTTCATATAATCATATTGTCGCCATCGATTTAGGTGTGTTAGACGAGGCTCGAAGtgtacaaaaattattgttacaCCATAACAGGTTAACCGCACTGCAATTGGGTGTTTTTGATGAATTAGTAAATATGATATTGCTCGACGTCTCGTTTAATAAAATCGCCGACATACCACTGGGACTATTTGATTTGCCAAAAAGCGTGAGCTTTTTAAACTTAAGCCACAATAATCTAATTCAATTGGAGCTTGGAATTTTTGACCCTTTAAAAAATCTGTCGGATCTAACAGTCTCTCACAACAAACTAAAAACTGTCCCTTTGGGAATTTTCGATACTCTAACTCAtctaaaaattgttagttTATCAGGTAACAAACTTACAAACGTGCCGGATGGTTTATTTGACGAAagtaaaaaactgaaaaaaatcgatttagCTCAAAATCGTATACAAAATCTGTCTGGTTCACTATTTGAAAGTAACGAACACCTGAAACATCTTAACATAAGCTATAATCTTATTACAGACTTggacataaaaatatttaaacaaacgTCATTAATTTCACTTGACATTTCTCACAATGAATTTCAAACTATTAAATTGGAACTGTTGAATTTAAAATCGCTGCAAATTATCAATGCTcaaggcaataaaattaactATTTACATCCTAATACTTTTGCAGTGGAGCAATATATTTCCTTGAAACATATTGATTTTAGCCAAAACCGACTGGTTTTCATTGAAGACGGATTTTTTGACTGGGTTCCCAATTTGAAACGATTTGAAATCAGTGGTAATCCATGGGAttgcaaatgtttagaaaaagTACTAAAACAACTCGTTGCAAGAAACATAACTTACAACATTGAATACTATTTTGATGGAAGAAAACCAGCGTGTGTAGTTGCGAATTTGTTCGATTGCGTGGTTGTCAAAAATAGTTCTGCCTTGTACTacaaatattataataaaaaaaattaactcacCCGACACAATTTTAAAGATGTGtcgtaatgtttattttttatagctTCCCTGGCCTCTTTTAGAATTGACTTTGTATCTTTCATGATTGATAAACAGAAGCTGTATTGCATAAAAAGATTGAAATCAACGGTTAAGTTTTTGATAACCTTTAGTACTTACCCAGCACTAGTGAGACAACataaatgtaattaaataCGGAAGAACAGTTTCCGAAAACAAAACTCAGTTAGTACTTATTATataagatttaatttttccggAAAAGCTACATAACAGTAAACAAAGCTTGTTGTAACTTTTAGGTTAGAAACACCagacttttatttatttgtcaaagtgacagtcAATGTGCCCAATATCACGTTGACAACCAAATCATCTTAATTTCCGTTTATTTTCGCAGTTTTGTGGAAATGGCAGCGCCTAGAGCCGAAGTAATTCCAAAACCGATTCAGCAAGATTGGGTAAATCGAGAATACATCGAAGTTATTACGGTGAGCATAAAGAAGATCACGGATTTTCTCAACTCTTTCGGTAGGTGATATTTATGTTAACGACAGGATGAGACGAAAATTCACTTTCAGATTTGTCTTGTCGTTCAAAACTAGCAGTGTTAAATGAGAAATTAACAACTCTAGAACGGAAAATCGACTACTTGGAAGCGTGTGTAAGTAATCCAAATGCGTTGTAATGCTCTATTTTTATCATTATTCTTCAAGGTCACCAAAGGTGAAACTTTAACGTAATCTGGTTATTTTTACTCATACTAATTAAACAAGTACAATGTTACCAACTCGCGTCAAGACGTTATATAAACCCTTTATGTTTCAtagtcaaaatttatttcactggCTGAAtatagtttttaataaagtggATGAAGATCGCAGGAGGGAAGTAGGGCCAGATCGATCCTGTGCTGAGTGGTTGTTGAGGAATGGAGCTTATGTAAAATGGAACAACTCACCTGAATTTTTAACAGATTATAATAAATTGCCTGAAGAAGATGTGCGATTACACATTGTGGAAGTGGATGCTACAGAGTCCAGCATAATGCATTATggatttgcacattttgttgGGTGTGACTATATAAGGAAAATTACTTTTCATAAATGTTACTACCTTGAAGATGAAGCTTTAAAAAGACTATCACCTTTACAAAACTCTTTactttatttacaaataacTGAGTGTTTAAATATAACAGAAAAGGGTTTACAACACTTAAATTCattatctaatttaaaagaagttATTTTAGCTGATTTGCCTTATATTAAAgatacacaaaaaattgttagtaaATTACAAGATGGCTTACCAAAATGTAATAtacaatttcattaaaaaaatatataaattaaatatttagtttaCTGTAAAATGCACATTAACGATCATCCTTCCAGTTTACCCTTACTGCTGATTGTTGGAGATGAAACAAGACCTGCTTCTCCAGATTCTAATTGTTTTAAGAGTCTAAAAAGAGCTGCTGCCTCTCTGATTCTGCTAAATTCAATGCAGAAAGCTTGAACTTCTATGAACAGTTCTTGGACATTGATTATTTTGTTCCTGATCAATGACTGAAGGAACACACAAACTAGCCTTACAAGTCTGTTTTGCATGTATCGATCTTTGATTGTTTCACAGGTTGATATGCAATTTGAGATGTACAAGTGCACAAATTCTGTAGGTAAGTCAACAGTTGTTGTCAACCTATTCACAACTTCCATTGAATGTAAAGACATTTCCATGTTTACAAGTACACTGAAGTACTCCGTAATCTGCTTGGactgcattaattttaataaaacttcaATTGCAATCAGTGGGTTGTTTTCTACCAACTCTGGCAACTGCAAAAGTAATCATATTCTCAAATTTATAATCAATGTGTTTGTGGAAACACCACCTTTGATGGAGTCAGCCCAATGTGATACACTAACTTGGAATCATTTTCCAATTCTCCCAACAGCTGTTGCTGTTGTTGTAAAGATAATGCTGCCTTGTAGGCTTTATTTATCAGTTGCCTAGCCTCTTGTCCTGCTGTATCAGGCACACACATAGTCACATCATAAGCAACACTGTGTTCTTTTGGATTAGTCGAGTTTAACCAAACCATCTTAAATCAAGTAGATAagtctcaattttaaaaacatagCAAATACTACTTCATCCTGTGAGTCTAGTAGCGGTGGTGCAAGTGTTACAAACTCAGGTCTATAAACTTTATTGATGTAGGCATTTTCTCCAGTTGCAATCTTCTTCACAAGTGCTTCATATTCTTGAGTGTCTGCTGTGTAACTACAAGTTGTTCTGCACAACTGCAACTAGTGctatattttaacaaaaaattacctATTTGTTTTTTCCGGCAGTGATAGTATTACAGGAATTCCAGTTTTGCAAGTCTGTGGCAGTTCAGACTGTTTTTCTGCCAACAACAATTCAACCTCTGAAAAGTcaatatttgtttgaaaacTCCCCAAATCTGAATTGATAATCTGTGTAGCTGTTTTCTTGAGAatcttaaattaaattctttcaataaggattttttaaatgattgataACTTACTGCATCTTTTGGTACATCTGATAATAATTGTGTTAAAAAGTGTTTCTCAGGTAAAGAGAGTCTAGGTAATTGACCTGGATATTCCAACTTTGGTGCTCCCACGTTACTCTGCTGTTCAGGAGGGTGCTACAATATCACACAAATGAaaactaaatcaaaataaatgttacaaaCAAACCAAAAGGTGAATAAATACATTAGCAAAAGGAGTGTTAGCTAAAGATTCTCCTCTATATAACTCATACAAAAGTGTAATTGCTACCAACTTTTGTTCTGGTTCTTTCAAAAGGTCTTGTTGCAGAAGCATTACCAAACAAGTTCCcactaaaaaatattcaattaagtggttgattttttgtttatttttaacaccTTTAAAATAATCCGAtggttcaaattttttatgaaGTTCATTTGAGAGTCCTTCTAAAGTTTGGGTTCTCACTTTACCTTCATCGAGGATACTAAAAACGCAaaaatgacataaaaaaatcacaacatAACCTGTTCATTACTCGAGCAAAACATCACATTGCTCCACTGTAAGAGACATCATTAACTATACAacagtttattaatttttacacaatttattgttttactCTTATTATTACACCGAATTTTATTGAGATACGTGATTTTTGCACACATAACACTGTTCACGGTTTCAAGAAAATATagggaattttgaattttttgaggttacTATGATATGTCAATTCATAAgtcaagtgtcatttttgacagtaGATAAATCAGTTTATATTCTTGTTCCGgttttaaatgtttgttttttttttgtataaagcaataagcaaaaatgttgtaaCACGCATTTGTGTCGTAAAAAATACTTGTCGAAATAAGTCCAGTT contains these protein-coding regions:
- the Not11 gene encoding CCR4-NOT transcription complex subunit 11: MMSLTVEQCDVLLDILDEGKVRTQTLEGLSNELHKKFEPSDYFKVGTCLVMLLQQDLLKEPEQKLVAITLLYELYRGESLANTPFANVFIHLLHPPEQQSNVGAPKLEYPGQLPRLSLPEKHFLTQLLSDVPKDAILKKTATQIINSDLGSFQTNIDFSEVELLLAEKQSELPQTCKTGIPVILSLPEKTNSYTADTQEYEALVKKIATGENAYINKVYRPEFVTLAPPLLDSQDEMVWLNSTNPKEHSVAYDVTMCVPDTAGQEARQLINKAYKAALSLQQQQQLLGELENDSKLVYHIGLTPSKLPELVENNPLIAIEVLLKLMQSKQITEYFSVLVNMEMSLHSMEVVNRLTTTVDLPTEFVHLYISNCISTCETIKDRYMQNRLVRLVCVFLQSLIRNKIINVQELFIEVQAFCIEFSRIREAAALFRLLKQLESGEAGLVSSPTISSKGKLEG
- the LOC138123887 gene encoding superkiller complex protein 3 encodes the protein MKDTKSILKEAREAIKNKHYDTSLKLCRQILNEEKNNYMALVFLGVSLQETGQLPKALSAFQDAIQANPSNCLAWNGLINYYEKVDTKETKRELINAYMSLLNIEVGEKKLIEYAQKICNLCEYGDTSEITLAIYSLVKSGKCSEVVEVAICLVNILSKVKNVSSELLPIYEEALKILLNSQKTICTKYYADYLNLLYRLEKFEEVVEHAKKMHTLFETDSVSLRWICKIFNECYIESDVTIEKEDIATYCEALLKLENQSATALFTKSILLVERGQLIEAKEILDRVVCLLPGLVHAWVLLLKSCIKLLFFSEALQVANKIDKLLQSSSDSKKKLKKKVDIFTIEVLSRSGEEDDLKRVTELYESLDSEMKKICIYHIIRTNINLKNYWKAKLLLGDLEKSTENQAMCHLLTAQLLHKQEKYVEALELLQVEDSLLSEWWIEMGTLYWDAGQYGKSLMPFLKATKLDSSNYKCFLLLGHYYKRNNDFDKARRCYEKAFKINTRCSEAGIELSKIYRKLKNWDANLTLLQALTSGIINKRNCWAWMQLGLHYLEQQEYDKAIANLRFVIRVDESNTHCWESLADAYLAKGAYTSALKCYEKTSSLSQEALYPLLQMAHIKQILGEFTEARLDFEEILKSNKFYVPALKGMAETCLLQAKDCFRDQRLGTSRDYAQIAADNLIIAIEQRSDLACLWKLLGDSCLFVTNLPEKYCCLLLLSSFVEGKDVSGNKILEKNELYTLASRCYCKSLSFIEDNFLIWHDLAVCYLNHAISSDTQELFQQLINKALAIAQYCTSKNSTYWQHWNLLGNIAMNLEPPNYRLAQHSFIKAVIADNNSAVSWSNLGTLYFMLEEYKLANEAFSQAQRSDPNYVNSWIGQALLAETLTHEDAMDLFRHSTQLRIHKQGALGYAHWVCKTLKESPVDAIIYSIHNMHAIPVACDAMTWYTEHNPMDGTAWNMLGILKERMGLKLGALEAFRNALSLSKENNRDFCRVNYGRLLARLGKYSQAIDMFTKIEAATFNSGSGLALTLFKDEHYKESYEAYESTLHWLSEEPQFQSDLLVALASMAYMFEGPEAAKTLLFQSIQLEKPSPWGFYSTLSLGLLHSDFNLAKLVLTELQRLKDRKDCLEHFGVLSCYFHLSQKNSKSAIREVSKIVHRHPDQAAVWLTLSSLLIRLQDERSKAAAKCAQIAMKLGQTNMDVTKVLCLVALAFFIVGDSKNALLMAQKAVHCYPDVAEGWAIFSAAVLSAKKLRTSLVRDILKFAENLNSSESLSKWLQKIIRSL
- the LOC138123890 gene encoding carboxypeptidase N subunit 2-like, whose protein sequence is MRKSCILSLIFIILFQKISTQCYPDEANSQLLCKNVHLANVNSVMKKADIKTVVIYELNETKLREEAFQFPNLETLKVSGILEILISNCVSNLVQLKKLDFSYNKISHIPNDLFSDLSQLKEFNISHDVLSNLTLDTFYKLTNVEILDLSYNHIVAIDLGVLDEARSVQKLLLHHNRLTALQLGVFDELVNMILLDVSFNKIADIPLGLFDLPKSVSFLNLSHNNLIQLELGIFDPLKNLSDLTVSHNKLKTVPLGIFDTLTHLKIVSLSGNKLTNVPDGLFDESKKLKKIDLAQNRIQNLSGSLFESNEHLKHLNISYNLITDLDIKIFKQTSLISLDISHNEFQTIKLELLNLKSLQIINAQGNKINYLHPNTFAVEQYISLKHIDFSQNRLVFIEDGFFDWVPNLKRFEISGNPWDCKCLEKVLKQLVARNITYNIEYYFDGRKPACVVANLFDCVVVKNSSALYYKYYNKKN
- the LOC138123896 gene encoding ATP synthase subunit s, mitochondrial produces the protein MLPTRVKTLYKPFMFHSQNLFHWLNIVFNKVDEDRRREVGPDRSCAEWLLRNGAYVKWNNSPEFLTDYNKLPEEDVRLHIVEVDATESSIMHYGFAHFVGCDYIRKITFHKCYYLEDEALKRLSPLQNSLLYLQITECLNITEKGLQHLNSLSNLKEVILADLPYIKDTQKIVSKLQDGLPKCNIQFH
- the HSPC300 gene encoding probable protein BRICK1-B; this encodes MAAPRAEVIPKPIQQDWVNREYIEVITVSIKKITDFLNSFDLSCRSKLAVLNEKLTTLERKIDYLEACVTKGETLT